The genomic window GCCCAAAACTCACTCAAATGCCTGGTCTGGCAGATCTCAATCCGTCTGTACCATGGTTCATACATAAAAAGGTAGATACCAAGACAACTGGTGGGAGGGCAGTTGGGTTTCTAAACCCCACATTTGTTCTCACTTCTCAATATGATCTCTATAGTCTGCTTCACACACAAAGGATGTTATATTacacacatgtgtgtgtgtatgtgtgtttcacaaaggaaatgagagagagtgagctagagaaaaagagagagagagagagagttctacCTCATCCTGCATAGACAAAAGCTGTGTCAATTTTGCTTGCATCTCCTGCCTTTCAGCTGGTGACAACTCATTGGAGACACTTTGCATCGATTCTTGAGCCAACCCAGTGGAGGATGGGTTACCAGAAGCATTTTTTCTTGTATCCATCTCACCAGTGGATGTCTGAAAGCTTTGGCCCTTGTTCGTCTCAGATCTCAAAGCATTTCGAACATTTACAACCTCATCGAGTAACTGCTGCGCTGCCTTGAGATACTTGGAATTAGTAATAGTACTTGCAAGATTTGTCAATCCATATGAAGACCCACCCATATGCATCTGTTTTACCACTAGGGGCGGTTGAAAATTGTTTACAGTATCCCCTTTTGCTATCTGATCAGTCCCTGAAAAGGCAGGTGGAAATTTAATGCCACTTGGTTGCTTACAACTGAATCCATCATTTTTGTGAGCTTCATTCTCCAAACTCTGGGAACCTACAAATGGAACATCAGGATTTTCATGATGAAATTGGAAAGGAGAAGCTGTAATTGCAGATGGTATGTGAGTGCCAAGGCTCAAAGATAGCCCTTGCCCTTGCACAGCTGCTACATCGGCCCGTTGCACTTGCAAACCTTGTCCACCTTGCAAGATGCTCAACGGTGTCCCCATACCCACCTCGGGGTTCAGATTCAAAGTGTTACGTGCCAAATCATTACCACCATTTATTTGTTCTCTAATGCCCAACATATTGGTAAGTGTAACTCTTGGTTGCATAAACATTTCATTCCTACCATCCCTCCAGGTATTCAAAATGCTTTCCTCAAGGCGAGGTGCAACCAAATTGGAGATGATGCCTGGGTATGATGCAGTTGGACGTGAGACCTCCACGTGTGAATCCTGTGATACCATACTGCCAGCTGCAGGAAGTTCAACACAATTTTGTGGAGATCGAGGGTGGCCTGGCAAGTTGTTTGTATATGTACTGGCACTTGAATAGTTCATATACATCACGTGCCCTGGAAGTGCCGAATCTGGGAAGGGGTTCTGACTACCATCCTTCAGGTATAAGGTAGGCATAACATCATTTTGACTACTGGAACCAGGGAAATATGTAGCCATGACTATCTTCTCTAAAGATTGAACTGCTTGGAAGATTCAATATCATCCAAGTGTGAATGCCATACAACAACACACCTACACAGAAGAAGTACTCAAATATGAACTGATATCATTATCCCAACCAGATTCCGGACAAATCAAAAAAATTATGGGGTGAACTGATAATGTTACCCCAACCAGATTCCTGTTAAGTCAATGAATACAGGTTGGTTCCCAGGAGCAATATTGTCTGCAAAAGCCTTGCATAAAAGGTAGGAAATGTCAGAACCTGAGATGATAGATAAGGAACATTTAAGAAACAAACGTTCCAGGTAAGAAGCCTCTtcgattttcaaaagaaaggacTATATAATGCATCAAGAAGGGAAACACATACACCAGAAGTTTTATATTTCCATAACAACCAGCACAAAAAtgataaaggaagaaaaagctttttcttccttttctaggCCATGCAGGAAATTGAGGCCCAAAAGCAGACAAATGAACCATCATTACCTATTACCAGTGTGTGAACCCAAAAGTGAAGGATAGAATGGAAAGGCAACCAATT from Nymphaea colorata isolate Beijing-Zhang1983 chromosome 6, ASM883128v2, whole genome shotgun sequence includes these protein-coding regions:
- the LOC116255743 gene encoding BEL1-like homeodomain protein 6 isoform X2, giving the protein MATYFPGSSSQNDVMPTLYLKDGSQNPFPDSALPGHVMYMNYSSASTYTNNLPGHPRSPQNCVELPAAGSMVSQDSHVEVSRPTASYPGIISNLVAPRLEESILNTWRDGRNEMFMQPRVTLTNMLGIREQINGGNDLARNTLNLNPEVGMGTPLSILQGGQGLQVQRADVAAVQGQGLSLSLGTHIPSAITASPFQFHHENPDVPFVGSQSLENEAHKNDGFSCKQPSGIKFPPAFSGTDQIAKGDTVNNFQPPLVVKQMHMGGSSYGLTNLASTITNSKYLKAAQQLLDEVVNVRNALRSETNKGQSFQTSTGEMDTRKNASGNPSSTGLAQESMQSVSNELSPAERQEMQAKLTQLLSMQDEVDRRYKQYYHQMQIVVSSFDVIAGCGAAKTYTTLALQTISRHFRCLRDAISGQVQAARKNLGEQDPSNGKGGGITRLRFVDQQLRQQRALQQLGMLQQHAWRPQRGLPESSVSILRAWLFEHFLHPYPSDSDKLMLARQTGLSRSQVSNWFINARVRLWKPMVEEMYKEEIGEAEADSNSSSENAAKDDDSKRDPKETELQGNRQTTADKNLASENRGLKTNFILDTELASADELNNSPHVVEDSSNYGNTKFRDQRSRTDQCNPLQDALLHSDTGERFISYQMAGLGRLENDSYTAKGRANGGVSLTLGLQHCDGGQLAVSSEPQTFVATQGEDMYNSTSVSTTTSNYEFMNMGSRTQSLSAS